The following are from one region of the Aspergillus chevalieri M1 DNA, chromosome 1, nearly complete sequence genome:
- the UBC11 gene encoding putative ubiquitin conjugating enzyme (UbcK) (COG:O;~EggNog:ENOG410PNQ1;~InterPro:IPR016135,IPR023313,IPR000608;~PFAM:PF00179), with product MDYTMEDSQNSAPDAHETTKLGSSSTQRNDTQSVTKRLQAELMQLMLSPSPGISAFPDADGNLLSWTATITGPTETPYEGLTLKLSFSFPSNYPYAPPTVLYKTPIYHPNVDFSGRICLDILKDKWSAVYNVQSVLLSLQSLLGEPNNASPLNAQAAELWDTDKEEYKRLVLARHRDAEDIE from the exons ATGGACTACACTATGGAAGACTCCCAGAACTCGGCACCCGACGCGCACGAGACCACCAAGCTGGGCTCATCGTCGACTCAGAGAAATGACACCCAGAGCGTGACCAAGCG CCTCCAAGCAGAACTGATGCAACTCATGCTCTCGCCATCCCCCGGAATCTCGGCCTTCCCTGACGCAGACGGCAACCTTCTTTCCTGGACAGCAACCATCACCGGTCCGACAGAGACTCCCTATGAAGGCCTCACGTTGAAGCTTTCGTTTTCCTTCCCGAGCAACTATCCTTACGCGCCACCGACCGTCCTCTACAAAACTCCCATCTACCACCCCAATGTCGACTTCTCCGGCCGCATTTGTTTGGATATCTTGAAGGACAAGTGGAGTGCGGTGTACAACGTGCAGAGTGTTCTGTTGAGTTTGCAGAGTCTGCTGGGAGAACCTAACAA CGCGAGTCCCCTCAACGCCCAAGCTGCTGAGCTGTGGGACACGGATAAGGAAGAGTACAAACGCCTCGTTCTGGCAAGACACCGTGACGCGGAAGACATCGAATAA
- a CDS encoding NupC/NupG family nucleoside CNT transporter (COG:F,P;~EggNog:ENOG410PFWI;~InterPro:IPR011657,IPR008276,IPR002668;~PFAM:PF07662,PF01773;~TransMembrane:12 (i88-107o119-143i164-181o193-209i216-236o278-300i312-335o355-377i444-468o480-499i544-568o580-602i);~go_component: GO:0016020 - membrane [Evidence IEA];~go_function: GO:0005337 - nucleoside transmembrane transporter activity [Evidence IEA];~go_process: GO:1901642 - nucleoside transmembrane transport [Evidence IEA]) → MADHATKQKQEGTMNSQIHTEPVTQPEPQPQQHIQPVDEKAHGEEVGYTKDGTTWEQNAGKIPSQSDEDGEVISKPWYHRWLRHWKHVAYAVIWLLFTGWWIASLILHRHDKNWVIPFLLYLAITLRIIFFYVPVSIITRPAFYVWKRTARPLVRVIPEKLRTPAAALLTIAVILIGSFASPESADNTRDNRAVSLFGLVVCIFSLWITSRDRSRINWHTVIVGMLVQFIIALFVLRTTAGYDIFNFISTLARELLEFSTQGTDFLTTNGFAADHSGWFIPGVISAIIFFVSFVQLLYYFHIIQWFIVKFAAFFFWSMRVSGAEAVVAAASPFIGQGESAMLIKPFVAHLTMAEIHQVMCSGFATIAGSLLVSFIGMGISSQALISSCVMSIPASLAASKLRWPETEGETITAGRVVIPEDPEEERPANALHAFANGAWMGIKIAGLMSATLLCIISLIGLIDGLLTWWGRYININEPTLTLELIVGYICYPIAFLLGVSRDGDDILKVGQLIGLKLISNEFVAYEHLQKYEEYSHLSARSRVIATYALCGFANIGSLGNQIGVLAQIAPSRAGDVSRVAISAMLTGAVSTFTSAAIAGLLITDEQQYISS, encoded by the exons ATGGCAGACCACGCCACCAAGCAGAAGCAAGAAGGAACGATGAACTCTCAAATCCATACCGAACCGGTCACGCAACCTGAGCCCCAACCCCAACAGCACATCCAACCGGTGGACGAAAAAGCCCACGGCGAGGAAGTCGGCTACACCAAGGACGGGACCACCTGGGAGCAAAACGCAGGCAAAATCCCAAGCCAAAGCGACGAGGATGGCGAAGTGATCTCCAAACCGTGGTATCATCGCTGGCTGCGACACTGGAAGCATGTCGCCTACGCGGTCATCTGGCTCTTGTTCACCGG ATGGTGGATAGCCAGTCTCATCTTGCACCGACATGACAAGAACTGGGTTATCCCGTTCCTGCTCTACCTCGCCATCACACTGCGGATTATCTTCTTCTACGTCCCCGTCTCCATCATCACGCGACCAGCGTTCTATGTCTGGAAACGCACAGCTAGACCCCTCGTCCGCGTTATCCCCGAGAAACTGCGAACCCCAGCCGCAGCGCTCCTCACCATCGCGGTAATCCTAATCGGCTCCTTCGCCTCGCCCGAATCCGCAGATAACACGCGCGACAACCGCGCCGTCAGTCTTTTTGGCCTGGTCGTGTGCATTTTCAGTCTCTGGATCACCTCGCGGGACCGCAGCCGAATCAACTGGCACACGGTAATCGTGGGTATGCTGGTGCAGTTCATCATTGCGCTGTTCGTCCTGCGCACCACGGCCGGCTACGACATCTTCAATTTCATCTCGACGCTCGCGCGCGAACTCCTCGAGTTCTCAACGCAAGGCACCGACTTCCTAACTACAAATGGCTTCGCCGCAGACCACAGCGGTTGGTTCATCCCCGGCGTTATCTCAGCCATTATTTTCTTCGTCTCCTTTGTCCAGCTGCTGTACTACTTCCACATCATCCAGTGGTTTATTGTCAAATTCGCTGCATTCTTCTTCTGGAGCATGCGAGTATCCGGCGCGGAGGCCGTTGTCGCAGCTGCATCGCCTTTCATCGGACAGGGCGAATCCGCAATGCTCATCAAGCCATTTGTCGCGCATCTCACCATGGCTGAAATCCACCAAGTCATGTGTTCCGGTTTCGCTACCATCGCAGGCTCCCTGCTCGTCTCCTTCATCGGCATGGGCATCAGTTCTCAAGCCCTCATCTCGTCTTGTGTGATGAGTATCCCAGCTTCATTAGCAGCGTCCAAACTACGCTGGCCCGAGACCGAAGGAGAAACCATCACCGCCGGCCGTGTGGTTATTCCCGAGGACCCCGAGGAAGAGCGGCCCGCGAACGCATTGCATGCATTTGCCAACGGCGCGTGGATGGGGATCAAGATTGCGGGTCTCATGAGCGCTACTCTACTGTGTATTATTTCGCTCATTGGCCTCATAGACGGCCTCCTAACCTGGTGGGGTCGCTATATCAATATCAATGAGCCGACATTGACGCTCGAGTTAATTGTTGGGTACATTTGTTACCCCATTGCGTTCCTTCTGGGTGTTTCTCGCGATGGCGATGACATTCTAAAGGTTGGGCAGTTGATTGGGCTCAAGTTGATTTCG AATGAATTCGTCGCCTACGAGCACCTTCAGAAATACGAGGAATATTCGCATCTTTCTGCACGCTCTCGCGTCATTGCTACTTATGCCCTGTGCGGTTTTGCAAACATCGGCTCTCTGGGTaaccagattggtgtgcTGGCTCAGATCGCTCCGTCGCGTGCTGGTGATGTCTCGCGCGTTGCTATCAGTGCTATGTTGACCGGAGCGGTTAGCACTTTTACTAGTGCCGCGATTGCAGGGCTATTGATCACCGATGAGCAACAGTATATCTCATCATAG
- a CDS encoding putative CECR1 family adenosine deaminase (COG:F;~EggNog:ENOG410PFVF;~InterPro:IPR001365,IPR032466;~PFAM:PF00962;~go_function: GO:0019239 - deaminase activity [Evidence IEA]), whose protein sequence is MDADWELEEGIPQVEDPFIQKYLNGRSSLIAQEQKQRHDANLRKSLSPIADRACRIVSKIRARERRQVWSKELNDPRDDNETAHQADEILYPGVMFHLARNRMEKTKLWKIVQCMPKGSLLHAHLDAMFDIDFLIDQAFSTPGIHLWAPQPLRSQKDFDEAPFYFRYVSSPTKAGEEPVWSEKYKPSSLIDIHAAAASFPNGGEAGFRTWLRSRCVLTPGHSFYHYHGVDAIWAIFRRTFPVINSIVQYEPIFRACLRRLLGQLAADGIRYVDFRAAFVFEYRREGSETPEPDYIEWCRVFKDEIGKFQSTEEGKNFYGARIIWTTLRTLSNKMITDSMKQCIETKQTFPDLICGFDVVGQEDQGRTLVDLVPILFWFRKQCVEEEVELPFFFHAGECLGDGDSTDNNLFDAVLLGTRRIGHGFSLFKHPLLVDLIKEKRILVECCPISNEILRLTPTIQTHPLPALLSRGVSVALCNDDPAILGHGRNGLTHDFWQALQGLDNMGLTGLATMVENSIRWSCYEDQTTPEWLADIRDGMLGDGTKAARLQEWYRDFEKFCEWIVLEFAEEDIDD, encoded by the exons ATGGACGCAGATTGGGAGTTGGAAGAGGGTATTCCTCAGGTTGAGGATCCCTTTATTCAGAAGTATCTGAATGGTCGCAGTTCCTTGATCGCCCAGGAACAGAAACAACGTCATG ATGCCAACCTCCGAAAATCCCTATCCCCCATCGCCGACAGAGCATGTCGAATCGTCTCCAAGATTCGCGCCCGCGAGCGGAGGCAGGTCTGGTCGAAGGAACTCAACGACCCCAGGGACGACAACGAGACCGCTCATCAAGCGGATGAGATTTTATACCCGGGAGTCATGTTCCATCTGGCCAGAAACCGGATGGAAAAGACCAAGCTCTGGAAAATCGTTCAGTGCATGCCCAAGGGCTCATTGCTTCATGCCCATCTCGATGCTATGTTCGACATAGATTTCTTAATCGACCAGGCCTTCTCTACGCCAGGAATTCATCTATGGGCTCCTCAGCCGTTGCGGTCACAAAAGGATTTCGATGAGGCGCCGTTTTACTTCCGGTATGTGTCATCGCCGACAAAGGCCGGAGAAGAACCGGTTTGGTCTGAGAAATACAAGCCTTCCTCGTTGATTGATATTCATGCGGCTGCTGCGTCATTTCCAAACGGAGGAGAAGCGGGCTTCCGAACCTGGCTGAGGAGTCGATGCGTTTTGACACCTGGGCATTCATTCTACCACTACCATGGAGTCGATGCCATCTGGGCCATCTTTCGTCGCACATTCCCCGTCATCAACTCGATTGTCCAATACGAACCCATTTTCCGTGCGTGTCTGCGTCGTTTGTTGGGACAGCTCGCGGCTGATGGTATCCGATACGTAGATTTCCGAGCCGCGTTCGTCTTCGAATATAGACGTGAAGGAAGTGAGACGCCCGAGCCGGACTATATTGAATGGTGTCGTGTCTTCAAGGATGAAATTGGGAAATTCCAATCCACCGAAGAGGGAAAGAATTTCTACGGAGCGAGGATTATCTGGACTACCCTTCGCACGTTATCCAACAAGATGATTACTGACAGTATGAAACAATGCATCGAGACCAAGCAGACCTTCCCAGACCTTATTTGTGGATTTGATGTGGTTGGACAGGAGGATCAAGGACGAACGCTGGTCGACCTCGTCCCCATCCTGTTCTGGTTCCGAAAGCAGTGTGTGGAAGAGGAGGTGGAAttgcccttcttcttccatgCAGGAGAGTGCTTGGGTGACGGGGATAGTACGGACAACAACCTCTTTGATGCTGTCCTGCTGGGTACCCGAAGGATTGGACACGGATTCTCGCTGTTCAAGCACCCCTTACTTGTTGACCTAATTAAGGAAAAGCGCATCCTTGTCGAATGCTGTCCCATCTCGAACGAGATTCTTCGACTCACTCCCACGATTCAAACCCACCCCCTTCCCGCTCTGTTGTCTCGCGGCGTGTCGGTCGCGCTCTGCAACGACGACCCTGCGATTCTAGGTCACGGCCGGAACGGGTTGACGCATGACTTCTGGCAGGCTCTGCAGGGGTTGGATAACATGGGTCTCACGGGACTGGCCACAATGGTGGAAAATTCGATCCGATGGAGTTGTTATGAGGATCAGACGACGCCCGAGTGGCTAGCGGACATTCGTGACGGTATGCTGGGCGACGGGACCAAGGCTGCTCGTTTGCAAGAGTGGTATAGGGACTTTGAGAAATTTTGCGAGTGGATTGTTCTGGAGTTTGCTGAGGAGGACATTGATGATTGA